In Prunus dulcis chromosome 1, ALMONDv2, whole genome shotgun sequence, the following are encoded in one genomic region:
- the LOC117614634 gene encoding protein SRC2-like, translated as MPTSPPNSKPISSLSKMEQRILELELISAKDLKDVNFISKMDVYAVVSLQGDDSHGKQKTKTKVAKDCGTHPTWNFPMKFTLDELLLNRLSLEFKLVCDRSLGDKDIGQVVVPVKELFDSVGAAAADPNSMKFVAYQVRKPSGKPKGELHFSYKFGDKVTAPVTAAPPKGYESVTAAPPKGYEPVTAYPMVGPSAPTVTGYSAYPPPAGSSTGPPPPPEYGYPPPPPGYGYPPPPGYGYPPPPPGYGYPPVQQPRVQEKKKNKFGMGLGAGLLGGMLGGMLIGDIVSDGGGGCGGGGGCGGGGCGGGF; from the coding sequence aTGCCAACCTCACCTCCAAATTCCAAGCCcatctcctctctctcaaagATGGAGCAGAGAATCCTAGAACTCGAACTCATCTCAGCCAAGGACCTCAAAGACGTCAACTTCATCTCCAAGATGGACGTATACGCCGTCGTTTCACTCCAGGGCGACGACTCGCACGGCAAgcagaaaaccaaaaccaagGTGGCGAAAGACTGCGGGACCCACCCCACCTGGAACTTCCCCATGAAATTCACCCTCGACGAGCTTCTTCTCAACCGCCTTAGCCTCGAGTTCAAGCTCGTCTGCGATCGCAGCCTCGGCGACAAAGATATAGGCCAAGTCGTCGTCCCCGTTAAAGAGCTCTTCGACTCTGTGGGGGCGGCAGCAGCTGACCCCAACTCCATGAAGTTCGTTGCTTACCAGGTCAGAAAACCATCCGGAAAACCCAAAGGCGAACTTCATTTCTCCTACAAATTTGGCGACAAAGTCACCGCCCCAGTGACGGCAGCGCCCCCGAAGGGTTATGAGTCCGTAACAGCAGCGCCGCCGAAGGGTTATGAGCCTGTGACGGCTTATCCGATGGTCGGCCCATCGGCGCCGACAGTGACGGGATACAGCGCTTACCCGCCTCCAGCTGGCAGCTCAACGGGACCGCCGCCACCACCTGAATACGGGtacccaccaccacctccgGGATACGGATACCCGCCGCCACCGGGGTATGGGTACCCGCCTCCGCCGCCGGGGTATGGATACCCTCCGGTGCAGCAACCCCGGGtccaagagaagaagaagaataagttTGGGATGGGGCTGGGGGCTGGATTGTTAGGAGGGATGCTTGGTGGGATGTTGATCGGAGATATAGTAtctgatggtggtggtggttgtggcgGCGGCGGTGGATGTGGTGGCGGTGGCTGCGGTGgtggtttttaa